Part of the Drosophila pseudoobscura strain MV-25-SWS-2005 chromosome 2, UCI_Dpse_MV25, whole genome shotgun sequence genome, TCATATCAAATCAGCTTTGTTTTGTATGTTATAATAGAGGATCTTTTTTTCCGCTCAAGATAAATCCAAGGTCACAAAGGCCTATATGCTGAAGACCCCCCACGACACAGACTCCTATCGAAAACTATTGCAAAAATCGAATATATTCGATATAGAGCGCGGAATGTACATGAAAGTGGTTCCCGAACTGGAGCAAATGTATCGTGATGTGGGTTTCGAGGTGAAGTTCGGCGCTGACGCCTATGAGATCCCCTCCAGCGACTACTATGTTTTGTTGGAAGACCTGAAGCCCCAAGGATTCAAAAATGTCGATCGTCTACAGGGTTTAGATCAAGCTCATACCGAGAGTGCTCTGCGGAAATTCGCTCAATGGCATGCCGCATCAGCAGTACGTGTGGATACCAAGGGGCCATACGAGGAGAAGTATACAAGGGGATTGTTCAAGAGCCCAGAAATAGTTCATGCCCTGTTTGACGGCAGCATGAAGTCGTTGCTGAAGTACATAGAACACTATGAGGGCCGCGAGACGTACTTAAACGATTTGGTAGGCAAACTAACTGACAAAGTAAATTACAATAAGTACTAAGTATGTTATCTAAAAATGTCTCTACAGCTAAATATCTCGAAAAAACTAGGGGATATGGCGGCTGATATAAGCGAAGCGAAACCTGATGAGTTCAATGTTCTCAATCATGGAGATGCTTGGAGCAATAACATTATGTTTCAGTACAACGAGAAAAATGAGATATCGAATACATATTTTGTGGATCTTCAACTGCCAAAATGGGGAACAGTAGCACAGGTGGGTAATGCACTCTTCTTCCATCACGATTGCTAgctaatattatattttatttctcaGGATTTGTACTACATCCTCATATCGTCAACAAGTTTGGACATAAAAACATCGAAATTTGAttatttcatttggttttatCATTCAGAACTCGTTAAGCACCTCCAATTGCTGAAATATTCAAAGCCTTTGCCCACACTGAGAAGCATTCACAATGATCTTTCCAAGTATAGTGGTTGGGGTAAGTTGCTCAATTctaaaatacaattttccaatttttaatttaatcatAAATCTTTCAGGCTTGGTCTGCTGCATATCTATAATGGGATTCGTTTTACTGGATCCCATActggatgatgatggtgatttCGATCAAATTCTTAGAGGCGAAGACAGTAATTTTAAGAAGTCAATGTTCACAAATCCCAGATACATAAAGCATGTGAATTCCATCCTGCCATGGCTGCAGCATCGTGGGGCGATGGAATAgtaatataattaatttaagttttttattgGCTTCCAACCTACCACAAAACACAAGTTCAAAGAGCTTATTTAAGCCTCGAAAGATTACAATAAGTGATATCGCTGTACTTATATTTGATGATATGACATTCTGGTAATTAAATGCACTTTTGTTAATCGAGAGAAGGGAATGTTCTGCCCAGAGCTCTAGTATATGTGCTTtcagca contains:
- the LOC4802345 gene encoding uncharacterized protein — protein: MPPQTKDEGECREANQIPEWVKPEVFQDLLKQQVKDYKETKSLRTSAGVAKGENYATIMLRVELDVETEDKSKVTKAYMLKTPHDTDSYRKLLQKSNIFDIERGMYMKVVPELEQMYRDVGFEVKFGADAYEIPSSDYYVLLEDLKPQGFKNVDRLQGLDQAHTESALRKFAQWHAASAVRVDTKGPYEEKYTRGLFKSPEIVHALFDGSMKSLLKYIEHYEGRETYLNDLLNISKKLGDMAADISEAKPDEFNVLNHGDAWSNNIMFQYNEKNEISNTYFVDLQLPKWGTVAQDLYYILISSTSLDIKTSKFDYFIWFYHSELVKHLQLLKYSKPLPTLRSIHNDLSKYSGWGLVCCISIMGFVLLDPILDDDGDFDQILRGEDSNFKKSMFTNPRYIKHVNSILPWLQHRGAME